The genomic window GAAAATGTAAAAGCTAACTGCTAATTGCTATACATAGCCCTACACCGATGAATGAATTATCTATCAATCAGTTACTCGCTGACTTAAAAAACTCTGATGAAAGTGTTCGTTACCAAGCTACGGTAGAACTTTGGCGCATTTGGTTTGGACAAAAGGGAGTTGTGGGTTTGGAAATGTTGCAGCGTACTCAAGCAATGCTAGAGGTAGGCGATTTTTCTCAAGCCCAAGAGGTTTTAACACAACTAATTACAGACTTACCAGATTTTGCAGAAGCTTGGAACCGACGAGCGGTACTTTATTATATGGTTGGAGAGTATGAGAAAGCGATCGCAGATTGTGAGATGGTCGTAAAACTTAACCCAGTGCATTTTGGTGCATGGCACGGTCTAGGTTTATCTTATGCTGCACTCGGAGAATATAGTGCTGCGATTCAAGCTTTTCGTCAAGCTTTAGAAATACAGCCTTATGCTATAGAAAATCAAAGGTTAATTCTAGAATGTACAGCGAGAATCAATTAACAATTAACAATTAACAATTACCCCCAGATTTTAGGGTTTGGGCTTGAAATAAAGTAGATAGGACTTACGCACCGAAAGCCTGAAA from Oculatellaceae cyanobacterium includes these protein-coding regions:
- a CDS encoding tetratricopeptide repeat protein → MNELSINQLLADLKNSDESVRYQATVELWRIWFGQKGVVGLEMLQRTQAMLEVGDFSQAQEVLTQLITDLPDFAEAWNRRAVLYYMVGEYEKAIADCEMVVKLNPVHFGAWHGLGLSYAALGEYSAAIQAFRQALEIQPYAIENQRLILECTARIN